The Iamia majanohamensis genome window below encodes:
- a CDS encoding aromatic ring-hydroxylating oxygenase subunit alpha, translating into MTTVDNTTPALRRAWHPVAMAHEVGDAPHQVWLLGEPWVVVRLDGGLRAFVDRCPHRLAPLSLGSVDADGGSLRCGYHGWTFAADGGCTAIPALGPDATLPPRARLEPAWGVEEAHGLVWLAPEEPLAPLVQMPEWAAEGFDCFWNEPRTTPVSAVQLVDNFLDASHFPFVHADTFGVDEAALVVNEPVERDGWTVRTTFDTWYRNFDDPLVATGEHPEVQPQRLLKEGRAGCAVYLRLGFPVTGASFSILFACQPETATRTRIYKLMARDDLGGDAARIEATIADELVILEEDLRILERYERMEIHLDTTELHTRGDRLSVAWRRLLGELVGAAAPDADGTAVGEPTRPRHPEREPAGPRA; encoded by the coding sequence GTGACGACGGTGGACAACACCACGCCCGCCCTGCGCCGGGCCTGGCACCCGGTGGCCATGGCCCACGAGGTGGGCGACGCCCCGCACCAGGTGTGGCTCCTGGGCGAGCCCTGGGTGGTGGTGCGCCTCGACGGCGGGCTCCGGGCCTTCGTGGACCGCTGCCCCCACCGCCTCGCCCCCCTCAGCCTGGGGTCGGTCGACGCCGACGGCGGCAGCCTGCGCTGCGGCTACCACGGCTGGACGTTCGCGGCCGACGGGGGCTGCACCGCCATCCCGGCCCTCGGCCCCGACGCCACCCTCCCGCCCCGCGCCCGGCTGGAGCCGGCCTGGGGGGTCGAGGAGGCCCACGGGCTGGTGTGGCTCGCCCCCGAGGAGCCCCTCGCCCCGCTGGTGCAGATGCCGGAGTGGGCGGCCGAGGGCTTCGACTGCTTCTGGAACGAGCCCCGGACCACGCCGGTGAGCGCGGTGCAGCTGGTCGACAACTTCCTCGACGCGTCGCACTTCCCCTTCGTGCACGCCGACACCTTCGGCGTCGACGAGGCCGCCCTGGTGGTCAACGAGCCGGTCGAGCGCGACGGGTGGACGGTGCGGACCACCTTCGACACCTGGTACCGGAACTTCGACGACCCCCTGGTGGCCACCGGCGAGCACCCCGAGGTCCAGCCCCAGCGCCTCCTCAAGGAGGGTCGGGCCGGGTGCGCCGTCTACCTCCGCCTCGGGTTCCCCGTCACCGGTGCCTCCTTCTCGATCCTGTTCGCCTGCCAGCCCGAGACGGCCACCCGCACCCGCATCTACAAGCTCATGGCCCGCGACGACCTGGGCGGCGACGCCGCCCGGATCGAGGCGACCATCGCCGACGAGCTGGTGATCCTGGAGGAGGACCTCCGCATCCTCGAGCGCTACGAGCGCATGGAGATCCACCTCGACACCACCGAGCTCCACACCCGGGGCGATCGCCTGAGCGTGGCCTGGCGCCGCCTGCTGGGCGAGCTGGTGGGCGCGGCCGCCCCCGACGCCGACGGCACCGCGGTGGGGGAGCCGACCCGGCCCCGCCACCCCGAGCGGGAGCCGGCCGGACCCCGCGCCTGA